In one window of Candidatus Methylomirabilota bacterium DNA:
- a CDS encoding transporter: protein MRLPFLFAVALLAAGIPRAYAIDHANLDEGRPLRLEDAYPVATGEWTVEAGAGFTLQRRGPDRGFFPVEVLHGAFPNFQLGLGSTLSTDPHEVDEPTKSGDLQLSALYNFNQETLSLPAFGLKLTVNFPTGVDSSGIDLEVKGIVTKSFGRLSLHLNAAYEFLTSDTDTRRVTVSSHGAPSITSDERDGRYKLAAGASYPVGAPQYTRTTVLGDLFAEQGSRRGEASVVGVEVGFRHQLTYRVVVDAGAGTELTGPAERARFFVTAGVSIGF from the coding sequence ATGCGCCTGCCATTCCTGTTCGCCGTCGCCCTGCTCGCGGCCGGCATCCCGCGCGCCTACGCGATCGACCACGCGAACCTGGACGAAGGGCGCCCCCTGCGGCTGGAGGACGCGTACCCGGTCGCCACCGGGGAGTGGACGGTCGAGGCGGGGGCCGGGTTCACCCTGCAGCGCCGGGGCCCGGACCGCGGGTTCTTCCCCGTCGAGGTTCTCCACGGCGCCTTCCCAAACTTCCAGCTCGGGCTCGGAAGTACGCTCTCCACCGACCCGCACGAGGTCGACGAGCCGACCAAGTCCGGGGACCTCCAGCTCAGCGCGCTCTACAACTTCAATCAGGAGACGCTGAGCCTTCCCGCGTTCGGGCTGAAGCTGACGGTCAACTTCCCGACCGGGGTCGACTCGTCAGGGATCGACCTCGAGGTCAAGGGCATCGTGACCAAGTCGTTCGGCCGGCTCAGCTTGCACCTGAACGCTGCCTACGAGTTCCTCACCTCGGACACCGACACCCGGCGGGTGACGGTCAGCTCGCACGGCGCGCCGAGTATTACTTCAGACGAGCGCGACGGCCGGTACAAGCTCGCGGCGGGAGCCAGCTACCCGGTGGGCGCGCCGCAGTACACGCGAACGACCGTCCTCGGCGATCTCTTCGCCGAGCAGGGGAGTCGCCGCGGGGAAGCCTCCGTGGTCGGGGTCGAGGTGGGGTTTCGCCATCAGCTCACCTACCGCGTGGTCGTGGACGCCGGGGCCGGCACCGAGCTCACCGGCCCGGCCGAGCGCGCGCGCTTCTTCGTGACGGCCGGGGTCTCGATCGGGTTCTAG
- a CDS encoding copper-translocating P-type ATPase, with product MRAMTSLHPASTPAAGTVYTCPMHPEIIRSEPGACPICGMALEPRVPVLEEAENPELRDMTRRFWVGVALTAPILLLMLDDLIPGRPLHGALPAGLVAWGQVALATPVVWWAGWPFFVRGWASIVSRSPNMFTLIALGTGMAYGYSLVATLAPGLFPHEVRGHGGAVGLYFEAAAVITVLVLLGQVLELRARSRTGQAIRALLGLAPKTARRLDADGREADVPLEQVEVGDRLRVRPGERVPVDAVVLEGTSAVDESMVTGEPIPVEKRPGDRVIGGTVNGTGGLVARAERVGQETLLAQIVRMVAEAQRSRAPIQRLADVVSAYFVVAVVLAAAGTLLGWGLFGPEPRWTYGVINAVAVLIIACPCALGLATPMSIMVGTGRGALAGVLIKNAEALEVLEKVDTLVVDKTGTLTEGKPRLVSAEAQAGVAEADLLRLAAGLEAGSEHPLAAAIVAGARDRGVQPGAARDFRSLTGKGVTGTVDGRAVALGNPALLADLGVDPGDLADRAESRRRDGQTVMFVAVDGRAAGLLGVADPIKPSTPEAIQQLRDERVHLVMLTGDSRTTAAAVARTLGIEHVEAEVLPDQKSAVVKRLQGEGRVVAMAGDGINDAPALAQAHVGIAMGSGTDVAMESAGVTLVKGDLRGIVRARRLSRATMRNIRQNLFFAFLYNALGVPLAAGVLYPVFGLLLSPIAASAAMTFSSVSVIGNALRLRGAEL from the coding sequence ATGCGCGCGATGACATCCCTCCACCCAGCCTCGACCCCCGCGGCGGGGACCGTCTACACCTGCCCGATGCATCCCGAGATCATCCGGAGCGAGCCCGGCGCCTGCCCGATCTGTGGCATGGCACTGGAGCCTCGGGTCCCCGTCCTGGAGGAGGCGGAGAACCCGGAGCTCCGGGACATGACGCGCCGCTTCTGGGTCGGCGTCGCGCTGACCGCCCCGATCCTGCTGCTCATGCTGGACGACCTGATCCCGGGGCGGCCCCTCCACGGCGCCCTCCCGGCCGGGCTCGTGGCCTGGGGGCAGGTCGCGCTGGCGACCCCGGTCGTCTGGTGGGCCGGGTGGCCGTTCTTCGTGCGGGGCTGGGCGTCGATCGTCAGCCGGAGCCCCAACATGTTCACCCTGATCGCCCTCGGGACGGGCATGGCCTATGGCTACAGCCTGGTCGCCACGCTCGCTCCCGGCCTCTTCCCGCACGAGGTGCGCGGCCACGGCGGCGCGGTGGGGCTCTACTTCGAGGCGGCGGCCGTCATCACGGTTCTCGTGCTCCTCGGGCAGGTGCTCGAGCTGCGGGCCCGGAGCCGGACCGGCCAGGCCATTCGCGCCCTCCTCGGGCTGGCGCCCAAGACGGCCCGCCGGCTCGACGCGGACGGCCGGGAGGCGGACGTGCCGCTGGAGCAGGTGGAGGTTGGCGACCGGCTCCGCGTGCGACCCGGCGAGAGGGTCCCGGTGGACGCCGTGGTGCTCGAGGGAACGAGCGCGGTCGACGAGTCGATGGTCACCGGGGAGCCGATCCCGGTCGAGAAGCGTCCGGGCGACCGCGTGATCGGCGGGACGGTCAACGGCACCGGTGGGCTCGTCGCCCGCGCCGAGCGGGTCGGGCAGGAGACGCTGCTGGCCCAGATCGTGCGGATGGTGGCCGAGGCCCAGCGGAGCCGGGCGCCGATCCAGCGGCTGGCCGACGTCGTCTCGGCGTATTTCGTCGTCGCCGTGGTGCTGGCGGCGGCCGGGACTCTGCTCGGGTGGGGCCTCTTCGGACCGGAGCCCCGGTGGACGTACGGCGTGATCAACGCGGTGGCCGTGCTGATCATCGCGTGCCCCTGCGCTCTCGGGCTGGCCACGCCGATGTCCATCATGGTCGGCACGGGTCGCGGGGCGCTGGCCGGCGTCCTGATCAAGAACGCCGAGGCGCTCGAGGTCCTCGAGAAGGTAGACACGCTGGTCGTGGACAAGACCGGCACGTTGACCGAAGGGAAGCCGCGGCTCGTCTCGGCGGAAGCCCAGGCTGGCGTCGCTGAGGCCGATCTGCTGCGCCTGGCCGCCGGCCTCGAGGCCGGGAGCGAGCACCCGCTGGCGGCGGCGATCGTCGCCGGGGCGCGCGATCGCGGCGTCCAGCCCGGCGCCGCCCGCGACTTCCGCTCGCTGACGGGCAAGGGCGTCACCGGCACCGTCGACGGCCGAGCGGTGGCGCTGGGCAACCCGGCGCTGCTGGCCGACCTGGGAGTCGATCCGGGCGATCTCGCCGACCGCGCCGAATCGCGGCGCCGCGATGGCCAGACGGTCATGTTCGTCGCCGTCGACGGCCGGGCCGCCGGCCTGCTCGGGGTGGCGGACCCGATCAAGCCGTCCACGCCCGAGGCGATCCAGCAGCTGCGGGACGAGCGCGTCCACCTGGTCATGCTGACGGGCGACAGCCGGACGACGGCCGCGGCCGTCGCCCGGACGCTCGGGATCGAGCACGTCGAGGCCGAGGTGCTGCCCGACCAGAAGAGTGCCGTGGTCAAGCGGCTCCAGGGCGAGGGCCGCGTGGTGGCGATGGCCGGGGACGGCATCAACGACGCGCCCGCCCTCGCCCAGGCCCACGTCGGGATCGCGATGGGAAGCGGCACCGACGTGGCCATGGAAAGCGCCGGGGTGACCCTGGTGAAGGGGGACTTGCGGGGGATCGTCCGCGCCCGGCGCCTCAGCCGGGCCACCATGCGGAACATCCGGCAGAACCTCTTCTTCGCCTTCCTCTACAACGCGCTGGGCGTCCCCCTGGCGGCCGGGGTCCTGTATCCCGTCTTCGGGCTGCTCCTCAGCCCGATCGCGGCCAGCGCCGCGATGACGTTCAGCTCGGTCTCGGTGATCGGGAACGCCCTCCGCCTCCGGGGGGCCGAGCTCTAG
- a CDS encoding DUF4139 domain-containing protein has protein sequence MTIQSIVLALGVLLATAPLAGAAPLSITRETQRDVQVTIYNGNLGLVKDVREVRLPAGTGEVHFMDVAAQIDPTTVHLRSLGDPAGLRILEQNYEYDLLSSQKLMEKYVGRKVRLYTPDGTYHEATLLTTQGPVFEINGQIHLGQYGRLVLPSLPENLVAKPTLAWLIRNQSVAPQRIEASYLTGGITWRADYVMVLGAGEDRADVTGWVTIDNRSGASYGNAALKLVAGDVNRAPDRRRDARMLEAAAKAAQAPEASREFAAEGFFEYHLYTLDGRTMIKDNQTKQLALMSAADVPVRKELIYYGAQDYYRSAYGVPISNQKVAVYLELKNSADHRLGLPLPKGKVRVYKADRSGSQQFVGEDWIDHTPKDEQVRIKMGNAFDVVGERTQKDWRKIAGNLYEVEWEIALRNHKKEGQTVTVIEPVPGDWQVLASSHPFEKIEAHTLKYRLPVPKDGAVKLTYRVRLRF, from the coding sequence ATGACGATCCAGTCGATCGTGCTCGCACTGGGGGTGCTCCTCGCAACCGCTCCGCTCGCCGGGGCGGCCCCGCTCAGCATCACCCGGGAGACCCAGCGGGATGTTCAGGTCACCATCTACAACGGAAACCTGGGACTGGTGAAGGACGTGCGCGAGGTGCGCCTGCCAGCCGGCACCGGCGAGGTCCACTTCATGGACGTGGCGGCCCAGATCGATCCCACGACCGTCCACCTCCGCTCTCTCGGCGATCCCGCCGGACTCAGGATCCTCGAGCAGAACTACGAATACGATCTCCTGTCGAGCCAGAAGCTCATGGAGAAGTACGTGGGCCGAAAAGTCCGGCTCTACACGCCCGACGGGACTTACCACGAGGCGACGCTCCTCACCACCCAGGGCCCCGTCTTCGAGATCAATGGCCAGATCCACCTCGGACAGTACGGGCGCCTGGTGCTCCCGTCCCTGCCCGAGAACCTGGTGGCGAAGCCGACGCTCGCCTGGCTCATCCGGAATCAGAGCGTGGCCCCCCAGCGGATCGAGGCCTCGTACCTGACCGGCGGGATCACCTGGCGGGCCGATTACGTCATGGTGCTCGGCGCCGGCGAGGATCGCGCCGACGTCACCGGCTGGGTCACGATCGACAACCGGAGCGGCGCCAGCTACGGCAACGCCGCCCTCAAGCTGGTGGCCGGTGACGTGAACCGCGCGCCCGACCGCCGGCGGGACGCCCGGATGCTCGAGGCGGCGGCCAAGGCGGCTCAAGCCCCCGAGGCCAGCCGCGAGTTCGCGGCCGAGGGGTTCTTCGAGTACCACCTCTACACCCTGGACGGCCGTACGATGATCAAGGACAACCAGACCAAGCAGCTCGCCCTCATGTCGGCGGCTGACGTGCCGGTCCGGAAGGAGCTGATCTATTACGGGGCCCAGGACTACTACCGGAGCGCCTATGGCGTGCCCATCTCCAACCAGAAGGTCGCCGTCTATCTCGAGCTCAAGAACAGCGCGGACCACCGGCTCGGGCTGCCGCTGCCCAAGGGCAAGGTCCGTGTCTACAAGGCGGACCGCTCAGGGAGCCAGCAGTTCGTCGGCGAGGACTGGATCGATCACACGCCGAAGGACGAGCAGGTGAGGATCAAGATGGGCAACGCCTTCGACGTGGTCGGGGAGCGGACGCAGAAGGACTGGCGGAAGATCGCCGGCAACCTCTACGAGGTCGAGTGGGAGATCGCCCTCCGCAACCACAAGAAGGAAGGCCAGACGGTGACCGTGATCGAGCCGGTGCCCGGTGACTGGCAGGTCCTCGCCTCGAGCCACCCGTTCGAGAAGATCGAGGCCCACACGCTCAAGTATCGGCTGCCGGTCCCCAAGGACGGCGCGGTGAAGCTCACCTACCGGGTCCGCCTGCGCTTCTAG
- a CDS encoding zf-HC2 domain-containing protein, which translates to MTCHDARELFSARVDEALTAEERASLDAHLAGCGDCRRELDRFRRTVALLHGVAPVRAPAGFVDRVLEAARPGPWRTRLLRRLFWPLPVKLPLHAAAVALIAVTAVYLYEHAPEVREAARPPAPPSPTVEAPRQEPPRKEAPRAAPPPVLAPRGRQGVAPSTPAPPPPAPEVQLKKERAFDTGDVAPPEREVKPSGPSESPPLPEARSDTSAERAKSLARPAAPPRVADQAAPVGRVSGRLAVGDRDTADRALGELLARMGGVEVGRRQEAGGVVVEILLPGVAYAEFAEGLARIGRWQPDAVPGELPAQVRLALRLTD; encoded by the coding sequence GTGACCTGTCACGACGCCCGCGAGCTGTTCTCGGCCCGCGTGGACGAGGCGCTGACCGCCGAAGAGCGGGCGAGTCTCGACGCCCACCTCGCCGGATGCGGGGACTGCCGGCGCGAGCTCGACCGCTTCCGCCGGACGGTCGCGCTTCTCCACGGCGTGGCCCCCGTCCGCGCGCCCGCCGGCTTCGTCGACCGCGTGCTCGAAGCCGCCCGGCCCGGGCCGTGGCGGACGCGCCTCCTGCGGCGCCTGTTCTGGCCGCTTCCCGTGAAGCTCCCGCTGCACGCCGCCGCCGTGGCCTTGATCGCCGTCACCGCCGTCTACCTCTACGAGCACGCGCCCGAGGTCCGGGAGGCGGCCCGCCCCCCGGCGCCGCCGTCCCCGACGGTCGAGGCCCCGCGCCAGGAGCCGCCGAGGAAGGAGGCGCCGCGAGCGGCGCCGCCCCCGGTCCTGGCCCCCAGGGGGCGACAGGGCGTCGCGCCCTCCACGCCGGCGCCTCCGCCACCGGCGCCCGAGGTCCAGCTCAAGAAAGAGCGGGCCTTCGACACCGGAGACGTGGCGCCGCCCGAGCGCGAGGTGAAGCCCTCGGGGCCGTCGGAATCCCCGCCCCTCCCGGAAGCCCGCTCGGACACCTCCGCCGAGCGAGCGAAGAGCCTGGCGCGTCCCGCCGCCCCGCCGCGCGTCGCGGACCAGGCCGCCCCCGTCGGTCGGGTCTCGGGGCGCCTCGCCGTTGGCGATCGGGACACGGCCGACCGCGCGCTGGGGGAGCTCCTCGCCCGGATGGGCGGCGTCGAGGTGGGCCGGCGCCAGGAGGCGGGAGGGGTCGTGGTGGAGATCCTGCTGCCGGGCGTGGCCTACGCCGAGTTCGCCGAGGGTCTCGCTCGCATCGGCCGGTGGCAGCCCGATGCCGTGCCCGGCGAGCTCCCCGCGCAGGTCCGACTTGCGCTGCGACTGACCGACTGA
- a CDS encoding sigma-70 family RNA polymerase sigma factor, producing the protein MARLRAGEARAFEELVTAYQHRVFGVAVRMLGNGAEAEEVAQEVFLRVHRAIGEFRGEAKLSTWLYAITSRLCLSRLGGGERRLGREGEETLTRLRNGRADPAAELERGELEAALHRAIAELPEDRRLVVVLRDLEGLAYEEIAGVLDLPVGTVRSRLHRARMDLKDKLERFFP; encoded by the coding sequence GTGGCCCGGCTCCGGGCCGGCGAGGCGCGGGCGTTCGAGGAGCTGGTGACGGCCTACCAGCACCGCGTCTTCGGCGTCGCGGTCCGGATGCTGGGGAACGGGGCCGAGGCCGAAGAGGTCGCGCAGGAGGTCTTCCTCCGGGTCCACCGCGCGATCGGCGAGTTCCGCGGGGAGGCCAAGCTCTCGACCTGGCTCTACGCGATCACCTCGCGGCTCTGCCTCAGTCGGCTGGGTGGCGGCGAGCGGCGGCTCGGCCGCGAGGGCGAGGAGACGCTCACGCGGCTCCGGAACGGCCGAGCGGACCCCGCCGCCGAGCTGGAGCGGGGCGAGCTGGAGGCGGCCCTCCACCGAGCCATCGCGGAGCTCCCCGAGGATCGTCGGCTCGTGGTGGTGCTGCGGGACCTCGAGGGACTCGCCTACGAGGAGATCGCGGGGGTACTCGACCTCCCGGTCGGCACCGTGCGCTCGCGGCTCCACCGGGCCCGGATGGACTTGAAGGACAAGCTGGAGCGGTTCTTCCCGTGA